In the genome of Sorangium aterium, one region contains:
- a CDS encoding YdcF family protein, protein MPLHADAIVVLGCRVFPSGRPAAPGARRAARAAEAYRDGVAPWVIASGGRRWGAQIEARVLSAELRRAGVPAHAILQDLWSLTTHENAIFSAALLRRVGARRAAIVTCSWHMARALQNFHDVGIDACGLPASRVGEPAVARAWQRGHEVISMWLDARAMRRRRILSESAAWLLDTARQGEP, encoded by the coding sequence ATGCCGCTCCACGCGGACGCCATCGTCGTCCTCGGCTGCAGGGTGTTTCCGTCGGGACGCCCAGCGGCCCCCGGCGCGCGCCGCGCGGCGCGCGCCGCAGAGGCCTACCGCGACGGCGTCGCGCCGTGGGTGATCGCCAGCGGCGGGCGCCGCTGGGGCGCGCAGATCGAGGCGCGCGTGCTCTCCGCCGAGCTGCGGCGCGCCGGCGTCCCGGCGCACGCGATTCTGCAGGATCTCTGGTCGCTGACGACGCACGAGAACGCGATCTTCAGCGCGGCCCTCCTGCGCCGCGTGGGCGCGCGGCGCGCGGCGATCGTCACCTGCTCCTGGCACATGGCCAGGGCTCTCCAGAACTTCCACGACGTCGGGATCGACGCTTGCGGGCTGCCGGCGTCGCGCGTGGGCGAGCCGGCAGTTGCGCGCGCGTGGCAGCGCGGTCACGAGGTGATCTCGATGTGGCTCGACGCGCGCGCGATGCGCCGCAGGCGGATCCTCAGCGAGAGCGCCGCCTGGCTGCTCGACACCGCTCGTCAGGGTGAACCGTGA
- a CDS encoding peptidylprolyl isomerase, with protein sequence MPRRRSSPLLVLALLLSLSACTGQPAPGAAPDAGSSAAAPAASAGAAERRGALLAAEQRRAALEVSPADQQSRDVGVRRAAARALARIGGEAAWPGLARALADEDDEIVAWAAYGLGFSCKEREAETVSALVARALARDARPSPAGASSAAAPAAASSGGAPAAASSGGAPAAAPLLDAGGAIARAIGRCGAEASEPTLVAWLDGPRERAIHAAYALGDLAAIKLKLREETLVALLNLASGSAASPPVPEALYPIGRLEHVPLTVIPRIRDVATARLAEASDARLFAVRALGRAGEAAASELARVLSAKGVFTASERAEAARALKRLGPPGQRALADAVAALAPSADPIALTGLVSEDFGVLLTALDALGSAGAARKALRDLAALPPPPSAPAAILRRVAWLRCGAARLLAGGDYRDPLLLGCDVTAPAEPGSKPDAGAPVRGSIGARAVVEVIGRDAITGARLAAFRAYAASGELRAREAAIELIAAHEEIAGAPDLLAKALAAEEPGLVAAAAEVIARQPQRASEAPGQGKRKRRKRSDEKDAPAAVTSPAIEGALLSILDRPGARDDPELIGAVVDAVGALALKPAEARLEQLCRSSHPTTRARAGTALGVLRGRKIACDAGLPGDAGGAGRPAVAPPVGEVPAEASALVRAPAALIFDTDAGELTMTLDPALAPVAVTRFVDLARSGYYDGKIVHRVVPGFVTQFGAPFGDGAGGPPGRPALRCETSPVAFEPLRVGVALAGRDTGSSQLFVMHARAPHLDGQYAAVGVAAGPWAALADGDVIRSVKVRD encoded by the coding sequence ATGCCGAGAAGGCGCTCCTCTCCTCTCCTCGTCCTCGCGCTGCTCCTCTCCCTCTCCGCCTGCACCGGGCAGCCGGCGCCGGGCGCCGCGCCCGACGCGGGGAGCTCCGCGGCGGCGCCGGCCGCCAGCGCCGGGGCGGCGGAGCGGCGGGGCGCCCTCCTCGCGGCCGAGCAGCGCCGCGCCGCCCTGGAGGTGAGCCCCGCGGACCAGCAGAGCCGCGACGTCGGCGTGCGGCGCGCCGCCGCGCGGGCCCTCGCGCGCATCGGCGGAGAAGCGGCGTGGCCTGGGCTCGCGCGGGCCCTCGCCGACGAGGACGACGAGATCGTCGCGTGGGCCGCCTACGGCCTCGGGTTCTCGTGCAAGGAGCGCGAGGCCGAGACGGTCTCGGCGCTCGTCGCGCGCGCCCTCGCCCGCGATGCCCGCCCGAGCCCCGCGGGCGCGTCGAGCGCCGCTGCGCCCGCGGCGGCGTCGAGCGGCGGCGCGCCCGCGGCGGCGTCGAGCGGCGGCGCGCCCGCGGCGGCGCCGCTGCTCGACGCGGGCGGCGCGATCGCCCGCGCCATCGGGCGGTGCGGCGCGGAGGCGTCGGAGCCGACGCTGGTCGCGTGGCTCGACGGCCCGCGCGAGCGCGCGATCCACGCAGCGTACGCGCTCGGCGATCTCGCCGCGATCAAGCTCAAGCTGCGCGAGGAGACGCTCGTCGCGCTGCTCAACCTCGCCTCGGGGAGCGCGGCGAGCCCGCCGGTCCCCGAGGCGCTCTACCCGATCGGGCGGCTCGAGCACGTCCCGCTCACGGTCATCCCCCGCATCCGCGACGTCGCGACCGCGCGGCTCGCGGAGGCCTCCGATGCGCGGCTCTTCGCGGTGCGCGCGCTCGGCCGGGCAGGGGAGGCGGCCGCCTCCGAGCTCGCGCGCGTGCTCTCCGCGAAGGGCGTGTTCACCGCGAGCGAGCGCGCCGAGGCCGCGCGCGCCCTCAAGCGGCTCGGCCCGCCGGGCCAGCGCGCCCTCGCCGACGCGGTCGCCGCGCTCGCCCCGAGCGCGGACCCGATCGCGCTCACGGGCCTCGTGAGCGAGGACTTCGGCGTGCTGCTCACCGCGCTCGACGCGCTCGGATCTGCGGGCGCCGCGCGCAAGGCGCTCCGCGATCTCGCCGCCCTCCCGCCGCCGCCGAGCGCGCCCGCGGCGATCCTCCGCCGCGTCGCGTGGCTCCGCTGCGGCGCCGCCAGGCTCCTCGCGGGCGGGGACTACCGCGATCCGCTGCTCCTCGGCTGTGACGTCACGGCGCCGGCGGAGCCGGGGAGCAAGCCGGACGCAGGCGCGCCGGTGCGCGGCTCGATCGGCGCCCGGGCGGTCGTCGAGGTGATCGGCCGCGACGCCATCACGGGCGCGCGGCTCGCCGCGTTCCGCGCGTACGCCGCGTCGGGCGAGCTGCGCGCGCGGGAGGCCGCGATCGAGCTCATCGCCGCGCATGAAGAGATCGCCGGCGCGCCCGACCTGCTCGCGAAGGCGCTCGCCGCGGAGGAGCCGGGCCTCGTCGCCGCCGCGGCGGAGGTCATCGCGCGGCAGCCGCAGCGCGCGTCGGAGGCGCCGGGGCAGGGGAAGCGCAAGCGCAGGAAGCGGAGCGACGAGAAGGACGCTCCCGCTGCGGTGACGTCGCCGGCGATCGAGGGCGCGCTGCTCTCGATCCTCGACCGCCCGGGCGCGCGCGACGATCCGGAGCTGATCGGCGCGGTCGTCGACGCGGTCGGGGCGCTGGCGCTCAAGCCGGCGGAGGCTCGCCTGGAGCAGCTCTGCCGATCGAGCCACCCCACGACGCGGGCGCGCGCCGGAACGGCGCTCGGCGTGCTCAGGGGCCGCAAGATCGCGTGCGACGCCGGTCTGCCGGGGGACGCGGGCGGGGCGGGGCGGCCGGCCGTCGCGCCGCCGGTCGGCGAGGTGCCGGCCGAGGCCTCCGCGCTCGTGCGCGCGCCCGCGGCGCTGATCTTCGACACGGACGCCGGCGAGCTCACGATGACGCTCGACCCTGCGCTCGCGCCGGTCGCGGTGACCCGCTTCGTCGACCTCGCGCGCTCCGGCTATTACGACGGCAAGATCGTCCACCGCGTGGTGCCCGGCTTCGTCACCCAGTTCGGCGCGCCGTTCGGCGACGGCGCCGGAGGTCCGCCCGGCAGGCCGGCGCTTCGCTGCGAGACGTCGCCGGTCGCGTTCGAGCCGCTCCGGGTCGGCGTCGCGCTCGCCGGCCGCGACACCGGATCGAGCCAGCTCTTCGTGATGCACGCGCGCGCGCCGCACCTCGACGGCCAGTACGCGGCCGTCGGCGTCGCCGCCGGGCCGTGGGCTGCGCTCGCGGATGGGGACGTCATCCGGAGCGTGAAGGTGCGGGACTGA
- a CDS encoding glycosyltransferase family 2 protein, with protein MVIASFLAVAVLVYTYFGYPIVIGILARLWPAQRKEDPHYVPTVTACIPVFNASSYLPAKVESLLALDYPKDKLEVLLFSDGSTDDTVLVARQLAERDPRVKVIVSEARRGKPIGVNKMLEVATGEVLLMTDIRQPLVPGALRALVRLLADPNAGCVSGNLVLKGSAGSGAYWRYENWIRLQEGRFRSMVGVTGPIYAIRRADMSQLPEGVILDDMWVPMRLRLEGRSILFAPDAIAYDDAFGDEREFGRKVRTLAGNYQLFSLLPALLVPFRNPSWFEIFSHKLLRLVCPWALAALLITSTVAWTGAEMSGDASWTLYAARALFGGQVAFYLLAALGGAAGKLGALARTFVVLNAAAVVGLWRYLRGSQKVTW; from the coding sequence GTGGTCATTGCCTCCTTTCTGGCCGTCGCGGTGCTCGTGTACACCTACTTCGGGTACCCGATCGTTATCGGCATCCTGGCGCGCCTCTGGCCTGCGCAGCGGAAGGAGGATCCGCACTACGTCCCCACGGTGACGGCGTGCATTCCCGTCTTCAATGCGTCGTCGTATCTCCCGGCGAAGGTCGAGAGCCTCCTCGCGCTCGACTATCCGAAGGACAAGCTGGAGGTCCTGCTCTTCTCGGACGGCTCCACGGACGACACAGTGCTCGTGGCGCGACAGCTGGCCGAGCGCGATCCTCGGGTGAAGGTGATCGTCAGCGAGGCGCGCCGTGGCAAGCCGATCGGCGTGAACAAGATGCTCGAGGTCGCGACGGGCGAGGTGCTGTTGATGACGGACATCCGCCAGCCGCTCGTGCCCGGGGCGCTGCGCGCGCTCGTGCGGCTCCTGGCCGATCCGAACGCGGGCTGCGTCTCTGGCAACCTGGTGCTGAAGGGGTCGGCAGGGTCGGGGGCTTACTGGCGTTACGAGAACTGGATTCGCCTCCAGGAGGGTCGGTTCAGGAGCATGGTGGGCGTGACCGGTCCCATCTATGCGATCCGCCGCGCCGACATGAGCCAGCTCCCGGAGGGCGTCATCCTCGACGACATGTGGGTGCCGATGCGGCTCCGCCTCGAGGGGCGCTCGATCCTGTTTGCACCCGACGCGATCGCGTACGACGACGCGTTCGGCGACGAGCGCGAGTTCGGCCGCAAGGTGCGCACGCTGGCCGGCAATTATCAGCTCTTTTCGCTGCTCCCGGCGCTCCTCGTCCCGTTCAGGAACCCGTCCTGGTTCGAGATCTTCTCGCACAAGCTGCTCCGCCTCGTGTGCCCCTGGGCGCTCGCCGCGCTGCTGATCACGTCGACGGTCGCGTGGACGGGCGCCGAGATGAGCGGCGACGCCTCGTGGACGCTCTACGCGGCGCGCGCGCTGTTCGGCGGGCAGGTGGCCTTCTACCTGCTCGCGGCGCTCGGGGGCGCTGCGGGCAAGCTCGGCGCGCTCGCGCGGACGTTCGTGGTCCTGAACGCGGCGGCGGTGGTCGGCCTCTGGCGATACCTCCGCGGCTCGCAGAAGGTCACCTGGTAG
- a CDS encoding YdcF family protein — MPISRLVDPLLVLLVAAGVGLALSGSDWSFRTRGAKIGRALAWSAWLALWLLSTPWLSSTLAGRISTVPRDLHAELAGSSPERRVLVILTAGIDADEFGEPPMERQSAEGLERGLAAVRVYREYGFGHIIVSGKDLRSAPTELASAMADLLAELGVPRKKIILETESRDTRENALHSTRIARGLSADAVVVVTSALHMPRAIRMFERAGLDVLPAPVRFQSRPPDGLEQLLPESLSLRRSHRAVHELVGLLEP, encoded by the coding sequence TTGCCCATCTCCCGCCTCGTCGATCCCCTCCTCGTGCTCCTCGTCGCCGCCGGCGTCGGCCTCGCGCTCTCCGGCAGCGACTGGAGCTTCCGAACACGCGGGGCGAAGATCGGGCGGGCGCTCGCGTGGAGCGCTTGGCTCGCGCTGTGGCTCCTCTCCACGCCCTGGCTCTCCAGCACGCTCGCGGGCCGGATCAGCACGGTGCCGAGGGACCTGCACGCGGAGCTCGCCGGAAGCTCACCCGAGCGGCGGGTCCTCGTCATCCTCACCGCCGGCATCGACGCCGACGAGTTCGGCGAGCCGCCCATGGAACGGCAGTCGGCGGAGGGCCTCGAGCGCGGCCTCGCCGCCGTGCGCGTCTACCGCGAGTACGGCTTCGGCCACATCATCGTCTCGGGGAAGGACCTCAGGAGCGCGCCCACCGAGCTCGCCAGCGCCATGGCCGATCTGCTCGCGGAGCTCGGCGTTCCCAGGAAGAAGATCATCCTGGAGACCGAGTCGCGCGATACCCGAGAGAACGCCCTCCACTCCACGCGGATCGCCCGCGGCCTGTCGGCCGACGCCGTCGTGGTCGTGACAAGCGCGCTCCACATGCCGCGCGCCATCCGCATGTTCGAGCGCGCTGGGCTCGACGTCCTCCCCGCGCCGGTCAGGTTCCAGTCGCGGCCGCCCGACGGGCTAGAGCAGCTTCTCCCTGAGTCGCTCTCCCTCAGGCGGTCGCATCGCGCCGTTCATGAGCTCGTGGGCCTGCTGGAGCCGTAA
- a CDS encoding MYXO-CTERM sorting domain-containing protein: MQKTRRLAVGWALALGLLSHEAAAGIDDLQGTGPDEMPQPNNLGTAERCAGCHRAEIEEHRDYMPTDTWAGTMMANAWRDPVFKAALAIANQDAPGVGTFCLRCHSPIGFLNGRATPPDGSGFDPEASVDGKIIDGQGVSCSACHRALTTPGADDAYIIGNAQLVFDVTPAVAGFTATPMVSGPYEDVVSESHTGERTPELAESAFCGQCHQVTNPEIKLKDADGSDTNIEFPLDTTYEEWASSDFRNGGSSAQSCVDCHMQRRTGEVPVGDRGPIRTDPRTHILVGGNHWGIQAVMAADPARAADYADSFQLALDSTLKSLASAASVTLVEAPQEAAPGEEIAVTVRVENLAGHKFPTGYAESRRAWIAVFLVDENGVERPLLGGYDAETGEIQHEPPTHEYRAVHGKWNSDAGVGEKEEHLARHDMIISDTRIPPKGFVPSRTTQPTQEVDFTDGNGGYRNYDEARFTLTVPADAFGRQTLSARVYYQSMTKEYIEFLQSANSTDETGDDLLAIYEETGEAPPILVAADDAEAPLDLGEPPVNASSGNGAGGSDSSGNGAGGDSSTGGNVGRSGDDGGCGCRMPGNAPNGWLPAGLAGLALAAAARRRRTHRRH; the protein is encoded by the coding sequence ATGCAGAAGACGCGGAGACTGGCGGTAGGTTGGGCGCTCGCGCTCGGGTTGCTGAGCCACGAAGCAGCAGCTGGAATCGATGACCTCCAGGGCACGGGCCCCGACGAGATGCCACAGCCAAACAACCTGGGCACCGCTGAGCGCTGCGCCGGCTGCCATCGAGCAGAGATCGAGGAGCACCGGGATTACATGCCCACCGACACGTGGGCAGGCACCATGATGGCCAACGCATGGCGCGACCCCGTCTTCAAGGCCGCTCTTGCGATTGCCAACCAGGACGCGCCGGGGGTCGGGACCTTCTGCCTGCGATGCCACTCCCCCATCGGGTTCCTGAACGGGAGGGCGACGCCCCCGGACGGCTCTGGATTCGACCCCGAGGCGTCGGTCGACGGCAAGATCATCGACGGCCAGGGGGTCAGCTGCAGCGCTTGTCATCGCGCGCTGACGACGCCAGGCGCTGACGACGCGTACATCATCGGCAATGCTCAGCTCGTGTTCGACGTCACGCCCGCGGTCGCCGGATTCACGGCCACGCCCATGGTGTCTGGCCCCTATGAGGACGTCGTCTCTGAATCTCACACTGGAGAGAGGACGCCCGAGCTCGCCGAATCCGCGTTTTGTGGCCAATGCCATCAGGTCACCAATCCGGAGATCAAGCTGAAGGACGCGGACGGAAGCGATACCAACATCGAGTTTCCGCTCGACACGACCTACGAGGAGTGGGCTTCCAGCGACTTCCGCAATGGCGGATCGAGCGCTCAAAGCTGCGTCGATTGTCATATGCAGAGGAGGACCGGCGAGGTGCCTGTCGGCGATCGCGGACCGATTCGAACCGATCCGCGCACGCACATCCTCGTCGGCGGCAACCACTGGGGCATCCAGGCCGTCATGGCGGCCGACCCGGCGCGCGCCGCGGACTACGCCGACTCCTTCCAGCTCGCGCTCGACAGTACGCTCAAGAGCCTCGCCTCGGCCGCCTCGGTCACGCTCGTCGAGGCCCCGCAGGAGGCAGCGCCCGGAGAGGAGATCGCCGTCACCGTCCGGGTCGAGAACCTCGCCGGTCACAAGTTCCCGACAGGCTACGCGGAGAGCCGGCGCGCCTGGATCGCCGTGTTCCTCGTCGACGAGAACGGCGTCGAACGGCCGCTGCTCGGCGGCTACGACGCCGAGACCGGGGAGATCCAGCACGAGCCGCCCACGCACGAGTACCGGGCCGTGCACGGGAAGTGGAACAGCGATGCGGGCGTGGGCGAGAAGGAGGAGCACCTCGCGCGCCACGACATGATCATCTCCGACACGCGCATCCCGCCGAAGGGCTTCGTCCCGTCGCGGACCACCCAGCCGACCCAGGAGGTCGACTTCACCGATGGGAACGGCGGATACCGCAACTACGACGAGGCGCGCTTCACGCTCACCGTCCCGGCCGACGCCTTCGGCAGACAGACGCTCTCGGCGCGCGTGTACTACCAGTCGATGACGAAGGAGTACATCGAGTTCCTGCAGTCCGCGAACAGCACGGACGAGACGGGAGACGATCTCCTGGCCATCTACGAGGAGACCGGCGAGGCGCCGCCCATCCTCGTCGCGGCCGATGACGCGGAAGCGCCGCTCGATCTGGGAGAGCCGCCCGTCAACGCCAGCAGCGGCAACGGCGCCGGCGGAAGCGACAGCAGCGGCAACGGCGCCGGCGGCGACAGCTCGACCGGCGGCAACGTGGGCCGCTCCGGCGACGACGGCGGCTGCGGCTGCAGGATGCCCGGCAACGCCCCGAACGGGTGGCTCCCCGCGGGCCTCGCGGGGCTCGCCCTCGCGGCCGCAGCCAGGCGCCGGCGCACACACCGGCGGCATTGA
- a CDS encoding PQQ-dependent sugar dehydrogenase codes for MPIAAAVVGIGFMLNGCGGSDSGAGGGGGGGSGPGTTGTGGGSTSAGTPTSSGTSSGTNSTSSGANSTSSGANSTSSGTDPTSGAGAGPASGTGVGGSGTIECDEPGGTVPPLRLTEVARGLNQPLFVTSEPEDPSRLYVVQQGGTIRLINGGELQSAPFLDITADVQGSEYDEDERGLLGLAFHPQYASNGRFFVYYNTRSRTLVLREYKRSASNPDRADPQATELFSIPVLRGNHNGGMLAFGPDGMLYIGVGDGGGDTSDPDPNNNGQNIEVKYAKILRVDVENHPTAPAGNVRGGDPYVWDYGLRNPWRFSFDRCRGDLYIGDVGGRLFEEINIEPRGQGNKNYGWSVTEGGTCLKDDEATSCDSPTITRPVVAYDHDSGDGSVTGGYVYRGSRIPALRGKYLFGDFETDRVWMLTWKDGVATPRSSLSQDLASESTIQGLASFGEDAAGELYIVSYGGSIFRIDPE; via the coding sequence ATGCCCATCGCAGCCGCCGTCGTCGGGATCGGCTTCATGCTGAATGGCTGCGGCGGCAGCGACTCGGGAGCAGGAGGCGGCGGCGGGGGAGGCTCCGGTCCCGGTACGACGGGCACCGGCGGCGGCAGCACCTCGGCGGGCACTCCGACGAGCAGCGGAACCAGCTCGGGCACCAACTCGACCAGCTCGGGCGCCAACTCGACCAGCTCGGGCGCCAACTCGACCAGCTCGGGCACCGACCCGACCAGCGGAGCGGGAGCCGGCCCAGCGAGCGGAACCGGCGTGGGAGGGAGCGGGACGATCGAGTGCGACGAGCCGGGCGGGACCGTACCGCCGCTCCGCCTCACCGAAGTAGCACGCGGCCTGAATCAGCCCTTGTTCGTGACGAGCGAGCCCGAAGATCCCAGCCGGCTCTACGTCGTGCAGCAGGGCGGAACCATCCGCCTCATCAACGGAGGGGAGCTGCAGAGCGCTCCGTTCCTCGACATCACCGCGGACGTCCAGGGTAGTGAGTACGATGAGGACGAGCGAGGGCTCCTCGGACTCGCGTTCCACCCGCAGTATGCGAGCAACGGAAGGTTCTTCGTTTACTACAATACAAGGTCACGAACGCTGGTCCTCCGGGAGTACAAGCGTTCAGCGAGCAATCCGGATCGAGCCGACCCGCAGGCGACCGAGCTCTTCTCGATACCGGTGCTGCGAGGCAACCACAATGGCGGGATGCTCGCGTTCGGCCCCGATGGGATGCTCTATATCGGCGTGGGAGACGGCGGCGGGGATACCTCCGACCCGGACCCGAACAACAACGGGCAAAACATCGAGGTGAAATACGCCAAGATACTTCGCGTAGACGTCGAGAATCACCCGACGGCGCCGGCTGGGAATGTCCGCGGCGGAGACCCGTACGTGTGGGACTACGGACTGCGCAACCCGTGGCGGTTCAGCTTCGACCGCTGCAGAGGCGATCTCTACATCGGGGATGTCGGTGGGCGCCTCTTCGAGGAGATCAACATCGAGCCGCGCGGACAGGGCAACAAGAACTACGGATGGAGCGTCACCGAGGGGGGTACGTGCCTCAAGGACGACGAGGCGACCAGCTGCGACTCGCCGACGATCACACGGCCCGTCGTGGCATATGACCACGACAGCGGCGATGGCTCAGTGACAGGCGGCTATGTCTATCGTGGGAGCAGGATCCCGGCGCTTCGTGGGAAGTACCTGTTCGGCGACTTTGAAACGGACCGGGTCTGGATGCTCACCTGGAAGGACGGCGTCGCCACGCCGAGGAGCTCGCTCAGCCAGGACCTCGCCTCTGAGAGCACCATCCAGGGCCTGGCTTCGTTCGGCGAGGACGCTGCCGGCGAGCTGTACATCGTCTCCTATGGAGGCAGCATCTTCCGGATCGATCCGGAATAG
- a CDS encoding EboA domain-containing protein — MQDSSLLLVKILSRRIPPVARSWLERVETLTGTGARLGAPVSEASTWFDRDRFLATFTAAVRVLGKEPLGLHAEERDELADAGIAGAIEGRGLDELGRVTMLVQVSRRLPAPELELLLRVCYEQGDGRERQALLRALPFLVEAERFVPLAVEACRTNELPVFEAITCENPYPAAYFPDLNFNQMVLKAMFIGVALARIVGLDRRRSSELARMAEDFASERRAAGRSVPADIGLLSLDHERERATRIPE, encoded by the coding sequence ATGCAAGACTCTTCCCTACTGCTGGTTAAAATTCTGTCGCGCCGGATTCCGCCGGTGGCGCGTTCCTGGCTGGAGCGCGTCGAGACATTGACTGGGACCGGTGCGCGCCTTGGTGCACCGGTGAGCGAGGCGTCGACCTGGTTCGATCGCGACCGCTTCCTAGCGACGTTCACTGCGGCGGTACGGGTGCTCGGCAAGGAGCCGCTCGGGCTTCACGCCGAGGAGCGGGATGAGCTGGCTGATGCCGGGATCGCCGGGGCGATCGAAGGGCGAGGGTTGGATGAGCTCGGCCGGGTAACGATGCTCGTGCAGGTTTCGAGGCGCCTTCCCGCACCGGAGCTCGAATTGCTGCTCCGGGTTTGCTACGAGCAGGGAGATGGACGGGAGCGGCAGGCGCTCTTGCGGGCACTGCCGTTCTTGGTCGAGGCGGAGCGCTTCGTTCCGCTGGCCGTCGAGGCGTGCCGCACCAACGAACTGCCCGTCTTCGAGGCGATCACCTGCGAGAATCCCTACCCAGCGGCTTATTTTCCCGATCTCAACTTCAACCAGATGGTCCTCAAGGCGATGTTCATCGGCGTGGCGCTCGCCCGGATTGTAGGGCTCGATCGGCGGCGCTCGAGCGAGCTCGCCAGGATGGCGGAGGACTTCGCGAGCGAACGGAGGGCGGCTGGCCGGAGCGTTCCGGCCGACATCGGCCTGCTCTCCCTGGACCATGAGCGCGAGCGCGCGACGCGGATCCCCGAGTGA
- a CDS encoding TatD family hydrolase, giving the protein MKLFDPHIHMTSRTTDDYQAMAAAGVVAILEPAFWLGQPRTHVGTFEDYFTSLLGWERFRASQFGIRHLCTLGLNPKEANNPRVAQGVIELLPRYLDKEGVVAVGEIGFDDMTPEEEKYFAQQVELARDHDLPILVHTPHRDKKRGTERTLALVRELRFPEERVLIDHNNEETLPLVLATGCWAGHSIYPNTKMDEDRMVALVKTYGAERILINSAADWGVSDPLKVPKTAARMRENGIADKAIEQIVWKNPLAFFSQSGRLDLAEFGEAPAVDQRALFEGNSVLRGQAPVVKG; this is encoded by the coding sequence TTGAAGCTATTCGATCCTCACATCCACATGACATCGCGGACGACCGACGACTACCAGGCGATGGCTGCGGCCGGCGTCGTCGCGATCCTCGAGCCGGCGTTCTGGCTCGGCCAACCGAGGACCCATGTCGGCACCTTCGAGGACTACTTCACGTCCCTGCTAGGCTGGGAGCGCTTCCGGGCCAGCCAGTTCGGTATCCGCCACCTCTGCACGCTGGGGCTCAACCCGAAGGAGGCCAACAACCCCCGCGTAGCGCAAGGCGTGATCGAGCTCCTGCCGCGCTATCTCGACAAGGAGGGCGTCGTCGCCGTCGGCGAGATCGGGTTCGACGACATGACGCCGGAGGAAGAGAAGTATTTTGCCCAGCAGGTCGAGCTCGCTCGAGACCACGATCTCCCGATCCTCGTACACACGCCGCACCGCGACAAGAAGCGCGGCACGGAGCGGACGCTCGCGCTGGTGCGGGAGCTCCGGTTCCCTGAAGAGCGCGTGCTCATCGATCACAACAACGAGGAGACGCTGCCGCTCGTGCTCGCGACCGGCTGCTGGGCCGGTCACTCCATCTATCCAAATACCAAGATGGACGAGGATCGGATGGTCGCGCTGGTCAAGACCTATGGCGCCGAGCGGATCCTGATCAACAGCGCGGCGGACTGGGGCGTGAGCGATCCGCTCAAGGTCCCGAAGACGGCGGCGCGAATGCGCGAGAACGGGATCGCGGACAAGGCGATCGAGCAAATCGTCTGGAAGAACCCCCTCGCCTTCTTCTCCCAGAGCGGCCGGCTCGATCTCGCGGAGTTCGGCGAGGCGCCGGCGGTGGATCAGCGCGCCCTGTTCGAGGGGAACTCGGTGCTGCGCGGTCAGGCCCCCGTCGTGAAAGGCTGA